The DNA window GTTGCTTGTTCCCTCAATTCTCGCAAGCCGTCTCGCGCAATGGAGATTCGCTCCTCGATTTCACTTATCGCATCGGTCACGTCGCTCATCGTCGGTCCTTCAGTTGAATATATTAGCGGCAGACAGGCCGCGGTTCTCCCGTTTATTTTGAGAATGGCCACAAGTTATCAATTTCATCCCCTGGCAACGGGATCCGAAAGGGTCCTTCCCGAGATATTGCTCATCGTTATTGATGTGATGATGTCATCGCGCGCGAACTCCAAATATGTCGGCGCTACTTCGGTGACTGTGGTCCGGCGCGCGAGGAGTATGGTGACCGCCGGCCCACAATACCCACCTTGCAAAGCGCCGGGGTGGTTGGCGGCCGGTTTAGCTGGCCGACGCGGCGGCGGATCGCAGCGCCGGCACCCAGGTGGTATCCGCAAATGTCACTGCAGCTGCGAAACCAAGGTATCCATCCGCTTTTTCGCCAACGGTGGCATTTTCGCCTGCAGCGCAGCAGCCTGGTTCGCCGGCGTGTTGCCGACCTCGATTAGGCCGACCATTCCCATTCCGAAATGAGGCACACAGCGATAGCCGTAGAGGCCGGGCGCCTGGAAAGTCATATCCACGGCGTGGGAAATGGCGCCTTTCATCGCCGCCGCCCCATCCGGCAGCATGCCGGGTATCGTATCGACATTGTGTCCCTTATCAACCGGCTTGAAATGCACCGTATCCCCCGGCTGAATATGCAGGAAGGCCGGCTCGAACGTCATCGCCTGTCCGTCAGTGCCCTTGTTCAACATTCTGACCTCGTACTCGGCGGCCCGGGCTCCTA is part of the Rhizobium jaguaris genome and encodes:
- a CDS encoding pseudoazurin, giving the protein MKNLSVTVLLALSILTPVGARAAEYEVRMLNKGTDGQAMTFEPAFLHIQPGDTVHFKPVDKGHNVDTIPGMLPDGAAAMKGAISHAVDMTFQAPGLYGYRCVPHFGMGMVGLIEVGNTPANQAAALQAKMPPLAKKRMDTLVSQLQ